A genome region from Bradyrhizobium sp. WSM1417 includes the following:
- the alkB gene encoding DNA oxidative demethylase AlkB, translating to MMADLFDHVAEAQPSREQIADGAVLLRGFVKPIESDLIEAVRAIVAQSPFRRMTTPGGHLMSVAMTNCGERGWITDHTGYRYDPIDPRTSAPWPAMPPVLRDLALRAAEQGDFTGFAPDACLVNRYEPGTRLSLHQDKDELDYSAPIVSVSLGLPATFLFGGMARSDKPRRFRLVHGDVVVWGGPSRLAYHGVAPLADGKHALLGPKRINLTFRRTR from the coding sequence CTGATGGCGGATTTGTTCGATCATGTCGCCGAAGCCCAGCCATCGCGCGAGCAGATCGCCGATGGCGCCGTGCTGCTGCGCGGTTTCGTCAAGCCGATCGAGAGCGATCTGATCGAAGCCGTCCGCGCCATCGTGGCGCAGTCGCCGTTCCGCCGCATGACTACGCCCGGCGGCCATTTGATGTCGGTCGCTATGACCAATTGCGGCGAGCGCGGCTGGATCACCGACCACACCGGCTATCGCTATGATCCCATTGACCCGCGAACGAGCGCGCCATGGCCGGCGATGCCGCCCGTGCTCCGCGATCTGGCTTTGCGCGCCGCGGAGCAGGGCGACTTTACCGGCTTCGCGCCCGATGCCTGCCTCGTCAACCGCTACGAGCCCGGCACGCGGCTGTCATTGCATCAGGACAAGGACGAGCTGGATTATTCAGCGCCGATCGTCTCGGTCTCACTTGGGCTGCCTGCGACCTTCCTGTTCGGCGGCATGGCACGCAGCGACAAGCCGCGCCGCTTCCGCTTGGTCCATGGCGATGTCGTGGTCTGGGGCGGGCCGTCACGGCTCGCCTATCACGGCGTCGCGCCGCTGGCCGACGGTAAACATGCGTTGCTCGGGCCTAAGCGGATCAATCTGACGTTTCGCAGGACGCGCTGA
- a CDS encoding fumarylacetoacetate hydrolase family protein translates to MNLPRLATYSVKGAIRYGAVVDGGIVDLSARHAKDYPTLREVIAAGKLASLAEEAAGRTPDHALGDVIWLPPVPAPEKIICIGVNYPDRNAEYKDGQDAPKYPSMFMRSPRSFVGHDTPLVRPRASAQLDYEGEIVLVVGKAGRHIAESSALGHIAALTLCNEGSVRDWLRHAKFNVTQGKNFDSSGSLGPWLVPYTQEWQVADIRLTTHVNGELRQDDRTSRLMFPFRYLISYISTFATLVPGDVIVTGTPTGAGARFDPPRYLKPGDVIEVAAEGIGSLRNGVVDEA, encoded by the coding sequence ATGAACCTTCCTCGCCTCGCCACCTATTCCGTCAAGGGTGCCATCCGCTACGGCGCCGTCGTGGACGGCGGCATTGTCGATCTCTCCGCGCGCCACGCAAAAGACTATCCGACGCTGCGCGAGGTGATCGCCGCAGGAAAGCTCGCGAGCCTCGCCGAGGAGGCCGCCGGCCGCACGCCCGATCACGCGCTCGGTGACGTCATCTGGCTGCCGCCGGTGCCCGCGCCGGAAAAGATCATCTGCATCGGCGTCAACTATCCCGACCGCAATGCCGAGTACAAGGACGGCCAGGACGCGCCGAAATATCCGAGCATGTTTATGCGCTCGCCGCGCTCCTTCGTCGGCCACGACACGCCGCTGGTGCGCCCGCGCGCCTCCGCGCAGCTTGACTACGAGGGCGAGATCGTGCTGGTGGTCGGCAAGGCTGGCCGGCACATTGCGGAAAGTTCGGCGCTCGGTCACATCGCCGCGCTGACGCTCTGCAATGAAGGCTCGGTACGCGACTGGCTGCGACATGCCAAGTTCAACGTCACGCAGGGCAAGAACTTCGATTCCAGCGGCAGCCTCGGCCCATGGCTTGTGCCCTACACGCAGGAATGGCAGGTCGCCGACATCCGCCTCACCACGCATGTCAACGGCGAGCTGCGGCAGGACGACCGCACCAGCCGGCTGATGTTTCCGTTCCGCTATCTCATCAGCTATATCTCGACCTTCGCAACGCTCGTTCCCGGCGACGTCATCGTCACGGGCACGCCGACCGGCGCCGGTGCGCGGTTCGACCCGCCGCGTTACCTGAAACCCGGCGATGTTATCGAAGTCGCGGCCGAGGGCATCGGATCTCTGCGCAACGGCGTCGTCGACGAAGCCTGA
- a CDS encoding thiamine pyrophosphate-dependent enzyme: protein MTTLTGGEAIVSGLVAHGVDTVFGLPGAQVYGLFDAFHQAQLKVIGARHEQACGYMAFGYARSSGRPGVFSVVPGPGVLNASAALLTAFGCNEPVLCVTGQVPTQFLGKGRGHLHEMPDQLATLRTYVKWADRIEYPGNAPTTVARAFQEMTSGRRGPASVEMPWDVFTQRADTAAAQVLEPLPAPQPDPDMIKQAAALIRNSKAPMIFVGSGAIEAREEILELAEMIDAPVVAFRSGRGIVSNAHELGLTMAAAYRLWPTTDLMIAIGTRAELPASGFRWPYQPKGLKSIRVDIDPAEMRRLASDVAIVADAKAGTADLVTAVTKAGYARTSGRRGEIREATATAQAEIQRIQPQMAYLNILREVLPANAIVTDELSQFGFASWYGFPIYEPRTFITSGYQGTLGSGFPTALGAKVANPDKPVVAITGDGGFMFGVQELATAVQFNIGVVTLVFNNNAYGNVRRDQRERFDGRVVASDLVNPDFVKLAESFGVASARVTAPDQFKAAMEKALAHGGPYLISVEVMRDSEVSPWAFIHPPKP, encoded by the coding sequence ATGACCACCCTCACCGGCGGCGAAGCAATCGTAAGCGGCCTTGTCGCCCACGGCGTCGATACTGTATTCGGCCTGCCCGGCGCGCAGGTCTACGGCCTGTTCGACGCCTTCCACCAGGCGCAGCTCAAGGTGATCGGCGCGCGGCACGAGCAGGCCTGCGGCTACATGGCGTTCGGCTATGCGCGTTCCAGTGGCAGGCCCGGCGTGTTCAGCGTGGTACCCGGCCCCGGCGTGCTCAACGCCAGCGCCGCGCTGCTCACCGCGTTCGGCTGCAACGAGCCGGTGCTATGCGTCACCGGCCAGGTGCCGACGCAGTTTCTGGGCAAGGGCCGCGGCCATCTGCACGAGATGCCGGATCAGCTCGCGACCTTGCGCACCTATGTGAAATGGGCGGACCGCATCGAATATCCCGGCAACGCGCCGACCACGGTCGCGCGCGCCTTCCAGGAGATGACGTCCGGACGGCGTGGCCCCGCCTCGGTCGAGATGCCTTGGGACGTCTTCACCCAACGCGCGGACACGGCTGCAGCACAGGTGCTGGAGCCCTTGCCCGCGCCGCAGCCCGACCCTGATATGATCAAGCAGGCGGCCGCGCTGATCAGGAACAGCAAGGCGCCGATGATCTTTGTCGGCAGCGGCGCGATCGAAGCGCGCGAGGAGATTCTCGAACTCGCCGAGATGATCGACGCCCCTGTCGTCGCCTTCCGCAGCGGTCGCGGCATCGTCTCCAATGCGCATGAGCTTGGGCTCACCATGGCGGCGGCCTACAGGCTGTGGCCGACAACCGATTTGATGATCGCAATCGGCACGCGCGCCGAGCTGCCGGCGTCGGGCTTCCGCTGGCCGTATCAGCCGAAGGGGCTGAAATCCATTCGTGTCGACATCGATCCGGCCGAGATGCGCCGGCTCGCCTCCGATGTCGCTATCGTCGCCGACGCCAAGGCCGGCACGGCCGATCTCGTCACAGCCGTGACGAAGGCCGGCTATGCCAGGACCAGCGGCCGGCGGGGAGAGATCCGCGAGGCGACTGCGACGGCGCAAGCCGAGATCCAGCGCATCCAGCCGCAGATGGCGTATCTCAACATCCTGCGCGAGGTGCTGCCGGCGAACGCGATCGTGACCGATGAATTGTCCCAGTTCGGCTTCGCCTCCTGGTACGGCTTTCCGATCTACGAGCCGCGCACCTTCATCACATCAGGCTATCAGGGCACGCTCGGCTCGGGCTTCCCGACCGCGCTCGGGGCCAAGGTCGCCAATCCCGACAAGCCGGTGGTGGCGATCACCGGCGACGGCGGCTTCATGTTCGGCGTGCAGGAGCTTGCCACCGCCGTGCAGTTCAACATCGGCGTGGTGACGCTGGTGTTCAACAACAACGCCTACGGCAATGTCCGCCGCGACCAGCGCGAGCGCTTCGACGGCCGCGTGGTGGCGTCCGATCTGGTCAACCCGGATTTCGTCAAGCTCGCGGAGTCCTTCGGCGTCGCATCCGCCCGCGTCACTGCGCCGGACCAGTTCAAGGCGGCGATGGAGAAGGCGCTGGCCCATGGCGGGCCCTATCTGATCTCGGTGGAAGTGATGCGGGATTCGGAAGTCAGCCCGTGGGCGTTCATTCACCCGCCGAAGCCCTAG